Proteins encoded together in one Bacteroides zoogleoformans window:
- a CDS encoding HsdM family class I SAM-dependent methyltransferase, with translation MNRLFVSAYLEVRGVAQPRAGFLSRFVIKNSDNENSIHQEVCRRVISDFGKDITLETMVQLFEFVVSPADRIVTGAIYTPIRIRKAIIANCLNNMTIEELQKIHAADISCGCGGFLMDMALLIHQKTGKPYSEIYRENIYGIDIQPYAIERTKILLSLLALIGGEDEDFEFNLICRDSLDVREDGWDGRYRNFDVIIGNPPYVCSRNLTDETLEKLKRYEVCRTGHPDLYIPFFQIALEMLSDNGRMGYITMNTFLRSVNGRALRFYLSNQGYSISIIDFRGYQVFESRNTYTCLFFLNKADRTRTIRYAVDENSELPGAVNYNIIPLNVLDNNKGWTLNDFVTTTAIEATGIQIKDYCPSRHGIATLSNETYIFRPEKEDDRYYFHDGFRIEREICRDVVNPNKLNTVDDIDALVEKVIFPYYIEDGRAIVYEPDEMKRRFPRAFAYLKAKKKVLFGRDKGDISKYPQWYAFGRTQSLVMPRYKLFFPKFANMALKCVICDAPDLMLYNGLAFVSDDERKLRILKSVIESEIFWSYIKKNGKPYASGYYSLSGVDIKHFGIPEFTSVEEDELLEIDDKNEKEHWLKEKYRLSLTRV, from the coding sequence GTGAATCGTTTGTTTGTGTCGGCATACCTGGAAGTGAGGGGAGTCGCACAACCCCGTGCAGGCTTTCTTTCCCGCTTTGTCATTAAAAATAGTGATAATGAGAATTCAATTCATCAAGAAGTTTGCAGACGTGTCATTTCGGATTTTGGGAAAGATATAACGTTGGAAACAATGGTGCAATTGTTTGAGTTTGTGGTGTCGCCAGCAGACCGAATCGTAACGGGAGCCATATATACTCCCATACGAATCAGGAAGGCGATTATTGCAAATTGTTTGAACAATATGACTATTGAAGAACTGCAGAAGATTCATGCAGCAGATATTTCTTGTGGTTGTGGAGGTTTTCTGATGGATATGGCTCTATTAATCCATCAAAAGACAGGGAAGCCATACTCAGAAATCTACCGGGAAAACATTTATGGAATAGATATACAGCCATACGCGATTGAAAGGACTAAAATTCTATTGAGCCTGTTGGCTTTAATAGGGGGAGAAGATGAAGATTTCGAGTTTAACTTGATATGTAGGGACAGTCTGGATGTCAGGGAGGATGGTTGGGACGGAAGGTACAGAAATTTTGATGTAATTATAGGAAATCCGCCATACGTATGTTCTCGGAACCTGACCGATGAAACGCTTGAAAAACTGAAACGATATGAAGTATGTAGAACAGGACATCCCGATTTGTATATCCCCTTCTTTCAGATTGCTCTTGAAATGCTCTCTGATAACGGACGGATGGGCTACATTACAATGAATACTTTTCTACGTTCAGTCAATGGAAGAGCGTTGCGATTCTATCTCTCTAATCAAGGTTATTCTATATCCATTATTGATTTTAGGGGATATCAGGTTTTTGAGTCGAGAAACACCTATACTTGCCTTTTTTTCTTGAACAAAGCTGATAGAACGAGAACAATACGATATGCGGTAGATGAGAATAGTGAATTACCAGGAGCTGTGAATTACAATATTATACCACTCAATGTGCTGGACAATAATAAAGGATGGACACTGAATGATTTTGTGACAACAACAGCGATAGAGGCAACGGGCATACAGATAAAAGATTACTGCCCATCGCGTCATGGGATAGCAACGCTTAGTAATGAAACGTATATTTTCAGACCCGAAAAAGAGGATGATAGATACTATTTTCATGATGGTTTTCGTATTGAGAGAGAAATATGTCGTGATGTTGTAAATCCGAATAAGCTCAATACGGTAGATGACATTGACGCACTTGTGGAGAAGGTGATTTTTCCATATTATATTGAAGATGGCCGCGCTATTGTGTATGAGCCAGATGAAATGAAACGTCGATTTCCGAGAGCATTCGCTTATCTTAAGGCAAAAAAAAAGGTCTTGTTTGGTCGAGATAAGGGAGATATCAGCAAATATCCTCAATGGTATGCCTTTGGTAGAACGCAGTCGCTGGTGATGCCAAGGTATAAGTTGTTTTTTCCCAAGTTTGCTAACATGGCTTTGAAGTGTGTTATATGTGATGCCCCAGATTTAATGTTGTACAACGGGCTAGCGTTTGTCAGTGATGATGAACGGAAGCTCAGAATCCTGAAGTCTGTTATAGAAAGTGAGATATTCTGGAGTTATATCAAAAAAAATGGGAAACCCTACGCATCAGGTTATTATTCTTTAAGTGGTGTTGATATCAAGCATTTTGGAATACCAGAGTTTACCAGTGTAGAAGAAGATGAGTTGCTTGAAATAGATGATAAGAATGAGAAAGAGCACTGGTTAAAAGAAAAATATAGATTATCACTCACTCGTGTTTGA
- a CDS encoding TIGR01212 family radical SAM protein (This family includes YhcC from E. coli K-12, an uncharacterized radical SAM protein.), protein MDRMNLYNEFPLFLKRYFPYKVQKISLNAGFTCPNRDGSKGYGGCTYCNNQTFNPDYCHTEKSVTQQLEEGKLFFAHKYPEMKYLAYFQAYTNTYGELESLKRKYEEALSVDGVVGLVIGTRPDCMPDNLLRYLEEMNRHTFLLVEYGIESTCNETLGRIRRGHTFEAAADAVERTASCGILTGGHVILGLPGETPADIVAQAGTLSRLPLTTLKMHQLQLIRGTRMALEYERHPEDFHLFDVEEYIALVIDYIEHLRPDLVLERFVSQSPKELLIASDWGLKNYEFNHRLQKRMKELGAYQGKKYEM, encoded by the coding sequence ATGGATAGAATGAATCTTTATAATGAATTTCCCTTGTTCCTGAAACGTTATTTCCCTTACAAGGTACAGAAAATATCGCTGAATGCCGGCTTCACATGCCCTAACAGAGACGGCAGCAAGGGCTATGGCGGCTGCACGTATTGCAATAACCAGACTTTCAACCCCGATTATTGTCATACGGAGAAATCCGTCACGCAGCAGTTGGAAGAAGGAAAGCTGTTCTTTGCCCACAAGTATCCGGAAATGAAATATCTGGCCTATTTTCAGGCTTATACCAATACGTATGGAGAACTGGAGAGCCTGAAACGTAAGTACGAGGAAGCCTTGTCGGTGGACGGAGTGGTAGGGTTGGTCATCGGCACACGCCCCGATTGCATGCCCGACAACCTGCTGCGCTATCTGGAAGAGATGAACCGGCATACTTTCCTCTTGGTGGAGTATGGCATAGAAAGCACCTGCAACGAAACCCTCGGGCGCATCCGTCGCGGGCATACCTTCGAGGCTGCCGCAGATGCGGTGGAGCGAACCGCCTCGTGCGGCATCCTTACCGGCGGGCACGTCATCCTCGGACTGCCGGGAGAGACGCCGGCCGACATTGTGGCGCAGGCCGGCACACTGTCGCGCCTGCCCCTCACCACGCTGAAAATGCACCAGTTGCAACTGATACGCGGCACCCGCATGGCATTGGAATATGAGCGCCACCCCGAAGATTTCCATCTGTTCGATGTGGAAGAATACATCGCCCTTGTCATCGACTATATCGAACATTTGCGTCCCGACTTGGTGCTGGAACGTTTCGTATCGCAGTCGCCCAAGGAACTGCTCATCGCTTCCGATTGGGGATTGAAAAATTATGAATTCAACCACCGGCTGCAAAAAAGAATGAAAGAACTTGGAGCATATCAAGGCAAGAAGTATGAAATGTGA
- the istA gene encoding IS21 family transposase, with amino-acid sequence MNKRIKNILRCYAAGMGIKETASTFHTSRNTVRKYVRLFLSSGKSIDHLLSLSEEQLHEMFGGTESRRREPSSKRIELEALLPGYVSRLTRKGMSVRKLFKEYHAEYPDGLQLSSFKRAVRQYKFHIKVVGHVEHYAADQMYVDFAGDRLEVVDEMTGETKKAEVFVAVLPFSHYTYCEAVWSQRKEDLIRGCENAMQYFEGVPAAIVPDNLKAAVTRSDRNEPVINDDFAAFAEHYGCAVYPARVRHPKDKALVENTVKLLYRSVYLDIEGMTFSSLDGLNTAIRISLLDFNEKVMAGREASRKEMFLRGEKDYLRPLPKKRYVMKERKLMTVGKNSYVSLFRHHYSVPKEYAGRRVTILYDADTVEIYCSMNLVAIHDRCDIPYTYSWKKEHNLPGHYGPYDKDLEELFRRASEIDNIVLNYLREVERVMQYPPKAFRSCRGILTLEKKYGRDRLVAACACAEQKLQYGYQALREVLELGEDADFLPDEDGRIQPDMTSPTPLTHKNIRGRDYYRKDKQEQ; translated from the coding sequence ATGAATAAAAGAATCAAGAACATTTTAAGATGTTATGCGGCAGGGATGGGTATCAAGGAAACGGCATCCACGTTCCATACTTCCCGTAACACTGTCCGCAAGTATGTCCGTCTGTTCCTTTCAAGTGGGAAAAGCATCGATCATCTTCTCTCCCTTTCCGAGGAGCAGTTGCATGAGATGTTTGGCGGTACGGAATCCCGACGTCGGGAGCCTTCTTCCAAAAGGATTGAATTAGAGGCTTTGCTTCCCGGATATGTATCCCGCCTGACACGCAAAGGGATGAGTGTCAGAAAACTGTTTAAGGAGTATCATGCTGAATATCCTGACGGTCTTCAGCTGTCTTCCTTCAAGCGGGCAGTCCGCCAGTACAAGTTCCACATCAAGGTCGTCGGCCATGTCGAGCACTATGCCGCCGACCAGATGTATGTTGATTTTGCCGGTGACAGGCTTGAAGTTGTCGATGAGATGACAGGCGAGACGAAGAAGGCCGAGGTCTTTGTCGCTGTCCTGCCGTTCAGTCATTATACCTACTGTGAGGCCGTATGGTCACAACGCAAGGAAGACCTGATAAGGGGATGTGAGAACGCCATGCAATATTTTGAGGGTGTCCCGGCGGCCATCGTTCCCGACAATCTGAAAGCAGCTGTCACACGGAGCGACCGTAACGAGCCGGTCATCAATGATGATTTCGCCGCCTTTGCCGAGCATTACGGTTGTGCGGTCTATCCTGCCCGTGTACGCCACCCCAAGGACAAGGCCCTGGTTGAGAATACCGTGAAACTTCTCTACCGTTCCGTTTACCTTGACATAGAGGGGATGACATTCTCCAGCCTGGACGGTCTCAATACCGCCATCCGTATTTCCCTGCTTGATTTCAACGAAAAGGTGATGGCCGGTCGGGAGGCGTCACGTAAGGAGATGTTCCTGCGTGGAGAGAAAGACTATCTCCGTCCGCTTCCTAAGAAACGCTACGTGATGAAAGAGAGAAAACTCATGACCGTGGGCAAGAACTCCTACGTCTCATTGTTCAGGCACCATTACAGTGTCCCGAAGGAATATGCAGGAAGGCGTGTGACGATTCTCTATGATGCCGATACGGTGGAAATATACTGTAGCATGAACCTTGTCGCCATCCACGACCGCTGTGACATACCCTACACCTATTCATGGAAAAAGGAGCACAACCTGCCGGGGCACTATGGTCCTTATGACAAGGATCTTGAGGAACTCTTCCGACGTGCCTCGGAAATAGACAATATCGTATTGAATTATCTCCGGGAAGTGGAGCGTGTCATGCAATATCCTCCAAAAGCGTTCAGATCCTGTCGGGGCATACTGACGCTGGAGAAAAAATACGGCCGTGACCGTTTGGTCGCTGCCTGCGCCTGCGCAGAACAGAAGCTACAATACGGGTATCAGGCCTTACGCGAGGTGCTTGAACTGGGAGAAGACGCGGATTTCCTTCCTGATGAGGACGGGAGGATACAGCCTGACATGACATCCCCGACACCACTGACCCACAAGAATATACGTGGACGTGACTATTACAGAAAAGACAAACAGGAACAATAA
- a CDS encoding HNH endonuclease, with protein sequence MGDFRKITPTRRDNAPDGKKYQDYKPLLREDFHQRCGYCGDHDYFRETFYEIDHFVPKTLASEREHDYSNLVYSCRTCNNSKRTKWPTGDVTKPNDGKEGWIDPCEADYAVQFDRLSDGSIKSKTELGAWMWKALTLGNPIHRLKWSLEMLRKEFARTESLDISDVEELKRIRTLNDCYRRFEEQLRGIPNFG encoded by the coding sequence ATGGGAGACTTTCGTAAGATTACACCCACCCGTAGAGACAATGCGCCGGATGGGAAGAAATATCAGGATTATAAGCCTCTTTTGCGTGAGGATTTTCACCAGAGGTGCGGATATTGTGGAGATCATGATTATTTTAGGGAAACGTTCTATGAGATAGACCACTTTGTACCTAAAACATTGGCATCAGAAAGAGAGCATGATTATTCCAACCTTGTCTATTCTTGTCGTACGTGCAATAACTCCAAGCGGACTAAATGGCCGACAGGCGATGTGACCAAGCCAAATGATGGCAAAGAGGGATGGATTGATCCTTGCGAAGCAGACTATGCTGTACAATTTGACCGTCTTTCGGACGGCTCTATCAAGAGCAAAACAGAGTTGGGTGCCTGGATGTGGAAAGCTTTGACATTAGGTAATCCGATTCATCGACTGAAATGGTCGCTGGAGATGTTACGTAAAGAATTTGCAAGAACTGAATCACTGGATATATCGGACGTTGAAGAATTGAAGAGAATAAGAACTCTAAATGACTGTTACAGGCGTTTTGAGGAGCAACTTCGGGGCATACCTAACTTCGGCTAA
- the istB gene encoding IS21-like element helper ATPase IstB encodes MEINNKTAPVTGQQDQNTISLDLMSRMKLHGMAEAFRESLAGTTPQSMTADTFLSMLLAREWDYRAQAAIVRLTKNAAFRYKAYLEQIDYATNRGLERNQMERLATLDFVHKGQNLFITGSSGTGKSYLACALGHEACKRGFRTFYANAPKLLGALKVAKVKGTLETELKKIERCQLLILDDLFLVPLDAKERPILLEIIEDRHERKSTIITSQYPSSNWYDMVGDPTIADAILDRIIHTAHTIELYGESMRKLRSKKN; translated from the coding sequence ATGGAAATAAATAATAAGACAGCTCCCGTAACGGGACAACAAGACCAGAACACCATATCACTGGATTTGATGAGCCGCATGAAATTACACGGTATGGCGGAGGCTTTCAGGGAAAGCCTTGCCGGCACCACTCCACAGTCCATGACCGCGGACACCTTCCTTTCCATGCTCCTTGCACGCGAATGGGATTACCGTGCCCAGGCTGCCATAGTGCGGCTTACTAAGAATGCGGCGTTCCGATACAAGGCTTATCTCGAACAGATTGACTATGCCACAAACCGGGGCCTTGAGCGCAATCAGATGGAACGCCTCGCCACCCTTGACTTTGTACATAAGGGGCAGAACCTCTTCATTACCGGCTCTTCAGGTACAGGGAAAAGCTATCTGGCATGTGCCCTTGGCCACGAGGCATGCAAAAGGGGATTCCGTACTTTCTATGCCAATGCACCCAAACTGCTTGGTGCACTGAAGGTTGCCAAAGTCAAAGGTACACTTGAAACTGAGCTCAAGAAGATTGAGCGTTGCCAGTTACTCATCCTTGACGACCTGTTTCTTGTACCTCTTGATGCCAAGGAACGTCCCATCCTGCTCGAAATTATTGAGGACAGGCATGAAAGGAAATCCACTATCATAACCTCGCAGTACCCATCGTCCAACTGGTATGACATGGTTGGTGATCCGACAATAGCCGACGCCATCCTTGACCGAATCATTCATACGGCCCATACCATTGAGTTGTACGGTGAAAGTATGCGCAAGTTAAGGTCTAAGAAAAACTAG